CCACTGTGACCATTCTTTCCTCACTTGCCTGCCCTGCAAACTGGTGCAGGCAGCAGATTGCCATGGTGCCCCTGTGCTGCAAGATGACAAATGGTCTTTTTCTTGGCTCCCCAGAGGAATGTTCCTGGCCAGAGGAATAATgttatttgggaaaagaaacTTCCCAGATGCAGTCCCCTCTTAACCAGCTGGTGTCTTCCCAGGCAGAGCCCACATCCAATCgagagggacagaggggctCTCCCTTCGCATCACTGTGGCAGCACTGAATGGGTACTGTGGTACCAAGATGAGGGTGCAGCTCACCTGAGCTCTCCACCTGCATTTGTCTTGGAACCAAGGTATTCTGGAAATACCAGCTGCAACCAACCCCTCATAGCACTGGTAAATGTGGAACCACACAAATTGCTTAATGCCCTGGCCAGAGCTGCCACCCACAGACCTGGCAGCCATAAAAAggagaggggagcaggagcATCAGCAGAGTCCTGCAAGGAGCACGTCCCCAGGTACATCAGCTGTCTTGTCTGCTGCAGAGATGATGCAAGGAACTCCTTTGCTCCTGGTgctcagcctggccctgggggcTTATGGCATCTCTGTAGAAAAGGTAAGAGCAGGTCTGGGATGCACAGGGTAGGGTGGGCAGGGTGGACAAgggctgcaggctgtgctgtggcacCAGTACTGAGTCCCCTCTGCTCCAGTGCAACCTGACTGGGCACTGGAAGAATGACCTGGGTTCCAACATGACCATCACTGCAGTGGATGAAAAAGGCAACTTCACTGGCTTGTACAACACATCCGTGGCAGACAATCCAAGTAAGATCCTGCAGTCACCGCTGCTGGGCTTCCAGCACCTCACAAACACAAACGGCCAGCCCACCTTCGGCTTCACCGTCAACTGGACCTTTTCAggtgcttttcctttcccaaccTCCTTGTGTTCCCAGacctcctctgccctccctaTTGTAATGCTCTTGAAACTGCCCCACCATGCAGCATCCTTGCTGATTCTCTGCCCTCTCCTGGACTGTCCTCAGTTCTCTCCCATCCCTCTGCTGTCCGTGATGCTCCCCCATCCTTTCCCTGGAGTTCCTTGGCTGCTGTCACATCCCAGTCCCAGTGCGCAGGAGATGCAATGGGGGCTGAAGCCGACTGCTATCTGCCCATTTTCATGTGAGACTCCCAGCCTGCTGAGCCTTCCTGCCTGCTTTCCCCATCCCCACTGTGCCCAGAGGCCCCAGACACCAGGGGTCTACTGTCCCCTGTGCTAGAGCAGCCACTGATCTGCCACCCTGGCTATGCTCTGATCCACTCCCTGTTCTGTCCTGCAGAAGCCACATCCGTTTTCACGGGACAGTGCTTTGTGGATGAGTATGGAAAGGAGGTTTTGAAGACCATGTGGCTCTTTCGGCGTCACCAGAACACAATTCAAGACAACTGGAACGGCACTGTGTGAGttctctgtctctgtccctgcacagctcccctgGGCATCCCCAGGCAGGTTGGGGCTGTTACAAATTAGTGACTTAAGTCACTTGCAGAGCCGCTGTCAGAGGTGTTGGCCAAAGTAAGTTTAATACCAGTTTGCAGCTTAACAAAGTTCGATGGCAAGGTTCAGTCTCTTGCTTTCTGCATGGGT
This region of Pithys albifrons albifrons isolate INPA30051 chromosome Z, PitAlb_v1, whole genome shotgun sequence genomic DNA includes:
- the LOC139684510 gene encoding avidin-like; this translates as MMQGTPLLLVLSLALGAYGISVEKCNLTGHWKNDLGSNMTITAVDEKGNFTGLYNTSVADNPSKILQSPLLGFQHLTNTNGQPTFGFTVNWTFSEATSVFTGQCFVDEYGKEVLKTMWLFRRHQNTIQDNWNGTVVGTNEFTRLEPQME